In Notamacropus eugenii isolate mMacEug1 chromosome 1, mMacEug1.pri_v2, whole genome shotgun sequence, one genomic interval encodes:
- the GLYR1 gene encoding cytokine-like nuclear factor N-PAC isoform X5 — translation MATVSLRLGDLVWGKLGRYPPWPGKIVNPPKDLKKPRGKKCFFVKFFGTEDHAWIKVEQLKPYHPHKEEMIKINKGKRFQQAVDAVEEFLRKAKSKDQSSHNSAEEKSRRNSSEERSKQSSGEEKRKAGLSEGKVRKNTGEGKKRGSSVSAERGSKSPLKRAQEQSPRKRGRPPKDEKDLTIPESSTVKGMVAGTMAGFKWQPSVSEPVKDGDPHFHHFLLSQTEKPAVCYQAITKKLKVCEEETGSTSIQAADSTAVNGSITPTDKKIGFLGLGLMGSGIVSNLLKMGHTVTVWNRTAEKCDLFIQEGARLGRTPAEVVSTCDITFACVSDPKAAKDLVLGPSGVLQGIRPGKCYVDMSTVDADTVTELAQVIVSRGGRFLEAPVSGNQQLSNDGMLVILAAGDRGLYEDCSSCFQAMGKTSFFLGEVGNAAKMMLIVNMVQGSFMATIAEGLTLAQVTGQSQQTLLDILNQGQLASIFLDQKCQNILQGNFKPDFYLKYIQKDLRLAIALGDSVNHPTPMAAAANEVYKRAKALDQSDNDMSAVYRAYIH, via the exons ATGGCGACTGTGAGTCTGCGGCTCGGAGACTTGGTATG GGGGAAGCTGGGCAGGTATCCTCCTTGGCCAGGAAAG ATTGTAAATCCACCCAAAGACTTGAAGAAACCTCGGGGAAAGAAGTGcttctttgtaaaattttttggaaCAGAAGATCA TGCTTGGATCAAGGTTGAACAGCTAAAACCATATCATCCCCATAAAGAGGAAATGATCAAGATTAATAAGGGTAAACGATTTCAGCAAGCTGTGGATGCTGTGGAGGAGTTTCTCAGAAAAGCCAAAAGCAAAGACCAG TCATCCCATAATTCTGCTGAAGAGAAGAGTCGGCGTAATTCAAGTGAAGAAAGAAGTAAGCAGAGCTCAGGGGAAGAGAAACGCAAAGCTGGCCTGTCTGAGGGGAAAGTGCGGAAGAAtacaggagaaggaaagaaaagaggatctTCAGTCTCTGCAGAAAGAGGCTCCAAATCTCCTCTGAAAAGGGCCCAGGAACAGAGTCCCAGAAAGCGAGGTCGTCCTCCAAAGGATGAGAAG GACCTCACAATCCCAGAATCCAGTACAGTGAAAGGAATGGTGGCAGGAACAATGGCTGGGTTTAAATGGCAGCCAAGTGTAAGCGAG CCTGTAAAAGATGGGGACCCacatttccatcactttcttctcaGCCAAACAGAGAAG cCAGCTGTCTGTTATCAGGCAATAACAAAGAAGTTAAAAGTATGTGAAGAG GAAACTGGATCCACATCTATCCAAGCAGCAGACAGCACAGCGGTGAATGGCAGCATCACTCCCACGGACAAAAA GATAGGATTTTTGGGCCTTGGCCTCATGGGAAGTGGCATCGTCTCCAACTTACTAAAAATGGGTCATACAGTCACTGTATGGAACCGGACAGCAGAAAAA TGTGATTTGTTCATCCAGGAGGGGGCCCGGCTGGGAAGAACCCCCGCTGAAGTGGTCTCCACCTGTGACATCACCTTCGCCTGTGTGTCGGATCCCAAAGCAGCTAAGGAC CTGGTGCTGGGCCCTAGTGGCGTGCTTCAAGGGATCCGCCCTGGAAAATGCTATGTAGACATGTCAACGGTGGATGCAGACACGGTCACTGAATTGGCTCAG GTGATTGTGTCCAGAGGTGGTCGATTTCTGGAAGCCCCGGTCTCAGGAAATCAGCAGCTGTCTAATGATGGGATGCTGGTGATCTTAGCGGCTGGAGATAGGGGCTTATATGAAGactgcagcagctgcttccaggcAATGGGGAAGACCTCCTTCTTTCTAG GTGAGGTTGGGAATGCAGCCAAGATGATGTTGATTGTGAATATGGTCCAGGGGAGCTTCATGGCTACCATAGCTGAAGGACTGACACTGGCCCAAGTGACCGGACAGTCTCAACAGACATTGCTTGACATCCTCAATCAGGGACAACTGGCTAGCATCTTCCTGGATCAGAAGTGCCAAA atATCCTACAAGGGAACTTTAAACCTGATTTCTACCTGAAGTATATCCAGAAGGATCTCAGATTAGCCATTGCACTAGGTGATTCTGTCAACCACCCAACTCCTATGGCAGCTGCAGCAAATGAG GTATATAAACGAGCCAAGGCACTGGACCAGTCTGACAATGATATGTCTGCTGTGTACCGAGCCTACATACACTAA